CGCCCGGACCCACAACGGCGACGTGAACATCAGCGCCACCCCGGCCTCCTCCGGCAAGCTCGCCGCCCGCACGCACAACGGCAACATCCACGTGCGCGGGGCCTCCCACCTGGACCTCAAGACCTCCACCCACAACGGCCGGGTCTGGTAGTTCCGCCCCGGGGCGGCCGCCACAGTCGCCAAACTCACCGGCCGCCCCGGGCCTCCCAACCCGCTCCAAAGGAGCAGGGGGCAGAGACATCGTCCCTCGTATCCCACCTGGAGCCAGCCATGACACCGCGACCCGACGATCAGGCCCGCACCGAACTGCAGGACCTGGTCGCCAAGGCCAGCAAGCGCCGCGACGAAGAACACGAGCGCGTCGAGATCGAGTTCTGGCACGCGATCGACGCCCTGCAGGGCAGCTACCACGGCGCTCAGCAGGACATCGCCGACGCCCTGAACGTCAAGCGCAACCAGATCCTGCGGCAGACCAAGCGCTACCGGTCCGCCGACCAGCCTGCCGCCGACTGACCCCCCGGCCGCCGTCCCGGCCCGGCTCCCTTCCGGGCCGGGACGGCACCCGCCGGGAGACGCCCCGAGGAGGGCCCGATGTACCAGCTCCCCCCGGCTCCCGGCGAGATGCCGACGCCGACCACCCCGATGGACTTCCTGCGCACGCACCAGGCATACGTCGCCACCACCGTCTCCGCCGGCACCCTGCTGCTGCTCGCCCGGGTCTGGAACGCGCAGGGCGCGCAGCACGACACCGGCGCCGCCGCCCTGATGATCGCGTTCGGTGCCGCCTCCGGCGCCCTCGCCTTCCGTATGGACGACGCGACCGCGCAGGCGACCGCCGCCGGAGGGGCCCTGACCTTCGGCGCTCTCGCGGTCGCGGTCTACGCCGACCCGATCGCCCCATCCCTGATCATCTGGGCTGTCGCCCTGATCGCCTCCTGCATCCTGATCGGCCGCTCCCACCGCGAGGACCACCGCGAGGAGAAGACCCACCGCTACGACATGGAGGCCCGCCGCCTCGAGCGCGGCGTCGACCTCTCCATCGCGCAGGTCTCAGCCCAGGCCCGGATCGAGGTCGCCCGCGAGCAGAGCGCCGCCGTCGCCGCGATCGAGGCGGCCATGGCCCACCGCGCCGCACTGAACAGCGGCGGCCACATCGACCCGGTGGCGATGCTCCGCGCCACCGGCCAGCTCCCCCAGCTCCCCCAGCTCTCCGTCGTCCACGACGACGACCGCGACCGCCGCACCGCCTGAGCAGGGAGACACCGAGATGATCAGCGTCACCACTGAGAGCGTCTCCTTCGGCCACCGCAGCCTCGCCCGGCACGCCGCGCAGGTCGCCGAGCACGCCGCCCGGCTCATCCGCTCCGAGTTCGGCACCGTGCCCGACGTCCAGGTCCTCCTTTCCAGCCGCAGCGACGCCCTGGCCGACTACGTCCACCAGGCCAAGGTCGCGCTGCTGCCCGGAGCCGACCCGCGCGAGGTGGCGAAGCAACTGCGCTGGGAGCGCCGGGGCCTGCGCGGCAAGTACGGCGTCACCGAGCTGTCCGCCGGCGGCATCGTCCTCGGCGTCAACCTCGGCAAGGCCCGCACCGTCGCCGACGTCAACGAGACGCTGACGCACGAGCTGGTGCACGGTCACCAGCTCTCCGGCCGCTCCGCCCGCGCCGAGCACCTCGCCTACCTGCGCTACGGGTTCGAGATCGAGCCCCTGCCCCGGCGCAAGGTCCGCGCGTACGAGGCCCTGATGGACCGGCGCGAGTGCGAGGCCCGCGACGCCGAGCGCCTCGCCTCCCAGCTCCCCGCCTGAATCCGCACGCCACCCCATCGCATCGCTGAAGAGGAGAAACCTGATGGCCAGCCAGAGGGCTTTGAATCCGCCGAAGGGCGAGTGCACGCAGTGCTGGTACCACGCTTACGCGTCCAAGGAGGCGCACAAGGGCCTCGGTCCCCGCGAGGACTGCCCGGCGTGCGTGGACCACATGAACAACGGCCACGGCAACATGATCGTAGGGGGCTGACCATGAAGCTTCCCTGGATGAGCCGCGCGGACAAGCGGCGCTGGCGCTCCACCGCCGGACTGAAGGACCTCGGCAGCTGCGTGGCGGCCTGGCTGATCGGCGACATCGCCAGCCAGCCCGGCTACCAGCCCCACTGCGGCCCCGACGAGGAGACCCAGCACCTCATCCCGGTGCTGGTCGCCGTCAACCGGCTCGGCTACGTCACCGACGGCTCCCAGCCCGGATTCGCCGGGTACGGCTACGACCACCACTGGTGGGAGCAGCGCGCCGCCGTCTCCGGTCTGGTCGACGACCCGCAGCTGCGCGACCGCCTGGTCGCCGCCGCCGAGTTAGCCGGCCTCACCGTCGTCCAGCACGACATGACGCCCCGTCGGCACGCCGAGGGCGTCCCCGTCACCCGCTCCCTGGGTCGCGTCTACACGGCGTTCGGCAGCTTCCTGCCCGTCCGTGACCTGCGCACGATCTGGCCGCCGCAGATCATCGGCCGCCGCGCCTTCGGCAAGGTCGCCGAAGCGTGGCAGCTCACGCTCATCGACCCCAAGTGGGGCCGCGACGACGTCCTGTGGGAGGCCCTGGCGGAAGTCGTCCGCCAGTACCGGCTCGAAGACGTCGAGCGGCAGGCCCGCAAGGCCCGCGAGGCGCTGACCCACGAGAACCTGTGCAGCCGCTACGCCAACCCGTTCCTGGCCCGCCCCCTGGTCAAGGAGTGGCACGAGAACCGGCTGAACGCGGCGATCGAGGAGGCGAAGCTCAGCGGCTGCACCGAGGCCGCCATCGCGCTGGTCGTCGGCTGCGAGTGCGACTGATCTGTCCCTCCCCCGTGCTGACCGGCGCCCTCACGGGCCGGGCGGTGCGGGGGACCGGACAGCCCGGTACCCCGACGAGATCAGACAGAGGAGGTGGACGCCATGGCGTACTGGGAGATCAACATCCCCACCGTCGACGCAGACAAGCGGAGCGGCGTCCAGACGTTCACGTACAGCGCCGAGCGGTATCCGCTGCAGCTCCTGGCCAAGCGCCAGGCCCGCGCGGACGTCGCCAGCGCCGACGCCATCCGGCACCGCCGGGGCGCCGAGGCCAAGACCGACGCCATAAAGGTCGTCTGGCACGAGACGTACGAGTTCTGAGTTCGCCCCGGGGCGGCCGTCCTACGGCCAAGCAGACCGGCCGCCCCGGGCCCATCCATCCCGTACAAGACGAGACGGAGAACCCCATGATGGCGCAATCGGAGCTCGCCTTACAGCTCCTGATCCCGCTCCTGGCGGGAGGGTGGGCGCTGCACGCGCGCCGCCTCTACCAGCGTCTGCACCGCGTCCGCCGCGACCCGCTGACCGGGCTGCTGACCCGGG
The genomic region above belongs to Streptomyces lunaelactis and contains:
- a CDS encoding DUF6919 domain-containing protein, producing MKLPWMSRADKRRWRSTAGLKDLGSCVAAWLIGDIASQPGYQPHCGPDEETQHLIPVLVAVNRLGYVTDGSQPGFAGYGYDHHWWEQRAAVSGLVDDPQLRDRLVAAAELAGLTVVQHDMTPRRHAEGVPVTRSLGRVYTAFGSFLPVRDLRTIWPPQIIGRRAFGKVAEAWQLTLIDPKWGRDDVLWEALAEVVRQYRLEDVERQARKAREALTHENLCSRYANPFLARPLVKEWHENRLNAAIEEAKLSGCTEAAIALVVGCECD
- a CDS encoding pRL2-8, which encodes MASQRALNPPKGECTQCWYHAYASKEAHKGLGPREDCPACVDHMNNGHGNMIVGG